In the Scyliorhinus torazame isolate Kashiwa2021f chromosome 4, sScyTor2.1, whole genome shotgun sequence genome, one interval contains:
- the LOC140410576 gene encoding ankyrin repeat domain-containing protein 66: MTELHGAAAAGDTDLVEEILHSGSCNPNAKDPHWSLRTALHWAAAQGKADMVKLLILNGARSCSRTETGWTPAHFAAESGNLSVLRMLHSLHAPVDKADLYGDTPKRIGEIYGQKDCVKFLEIAEQECSNYRRVTEVKGILLDDTDEEWENQKVEEMAERQADGTNTSNNTCGIHQSHKNYSCTERPKTATQKGKLSNIRRACKKKKS, translated from the exons ATGACGGAGCTGCACGGGGCAGCGGCGGCCGGTGACACCGACCTGGTGGAGGAGATTCTGCACAGCGGCTCGTGCAACCCCAACGCCAAGGACCCGCACTGGAGCCTGCGGACTGCGCTGCACTGGGCGGCGGCACAAG GAAAAGCAGACATGGTTAAACTCCTCATCTTAAATGGAGCTCGATCTTGCTCGAGAACTGAAACTGGATGGACTCCAGCCCATTTTGCTGCAGAATCTGGAAATTTATCTGTCCTTCGAATGCTGCATTCTCTACATGCTCCTGTTGACAAAGCAGACCTCTATGGGGACACTCCCAAAAGAATTGGAGAAATATATGGGCAGAAAGATTGTGTTAAATTTCTTGAAAT AGCTGAGCAAGAATGTTCCAATTACAGGAGGGTTACTGAAGTGAAAGGGATTTTATTAGATGACACCGATGAAGAGTGGGAAAACCAGAAGGTGGAAGAAATGGCTGAAAGACAGGCAGATGGCACAAACACAAGTAACAACACATGTGGCATTCACCAAAGTCACAAAAACTATTCCTGCACAGAGAGACCGAAGACAGCGACTCAGAAAGGAAAGTTATCAAATATTAGGAGGGCTTGTAAAAAAAAGAAAAGTTGA